The Channa argus isolate prfri chromosome 13, Channa argus male v1.0, whole genome shotgun sequence DNA window TTTAATCCAGAGGatataagcaaataaaaactcacaacaacacaataattGGAATAGTTAGATATagtcagctgctgtttttgtgttatttggcTGTAGCATTTGCATAACACTAAGAAAGTCTGTTGTGGAATAAATGCAGTTGTACTTTAAAAAACTGCTAACTGACTGTGGTAGAGTTAATTAGCTAGACACACCTAAACTGTGCGGTGAATGGAGGTTATGCatattgaaaatattatttttagacTTCAGTGACACATCTGGATGCATGAGCTGAGGGCCAAATGCGTTCCAGCTGTGGCACACACCACTGCTTACAAATATGTCCTTATTTTCTTACCTTGTATATATTGTTATCTCTAAAGTACACCATCATTGGAAACAGGTTTATTTTTGATGTgactcaaaaataaaatcatttggGTTCCTATTGATTACAAAAAACCtccttaaaaacaaatcacaaatcatGTTTTTGAAAAAGGATAAATAAAATCCCCAAACTGCTTTATTCTGTAGTTTTTACCCAATATGAGTAAAACAGGAGCAAATCTATTTTGTTGAACTGAGTTTCAATGACTGTGGAATTGGGTCAAAACTAAACTACAGTGCCAATTAAATTGGAACTCATGATGAAGTCACTGAGTGTACgtcattaatgtgtttttaataggaCAACACTTGGGTTTTGTGGCACTGAGGAATAGGCTTTACTTTATAGATGCaataactgttttgtttttgtgttgatttttctctcttcagggGTTTTGTTGGCCATAATAACAATATAGATTTAGAGCATTATCTCAAAAAGTCAGATTACTCTTgtaacagtttatttttatattgtacattttggCTAAAAGGCCTCGACAATATTTGATGTACTTATCTCACTTTGATGAACATCCCTAATAAGAAGTCTGTTGTTATAAAGCTGAGTTGTAACAGAAACTTTCAAGAAATATCTATTGAATTTTCTTCAGCACATTTACATTGGAACATACCAAACACAGATGTTTTAATATGAGTCTCAAATAAGCTCCACTGCTCACTcggtttatttcagtttgttttgtccttgCTTGCCATCGAACGCTATCAATCTGACTCTGCATAATCTTACATTAAATCTCAACTTGCAGATTAATTACCACTTTGATTAGTTTTGCTCTCTCAATAGATTTATTGTTAATGAACTTCCATATGCTGCCATTTCCCCTCTGACTAAAAGAGGGAACTTGTATAACTGCAGCTTTTTCCCCAACATGGAACAGTCTGAGGCGATTCATCAGTGTTGATGGCCGTGTTTTCCTAACCTGATAAACATTATTCAGTGAACGACTGCCTGATTCTGCAGCAAGAAAAGCAAAGACACACAAGTGAAGTTGCATCTTTATTGTATGCCTCTACATTTCATAAGAAAGGACAAACTCATAGAATTTCATTCCCTTTTCATAATAAAGCAACATCCCTCTAGTGTTTCCCTGTCTTTCATATATTTCATATAGATTTATCTTTCAAAATATAATGAATTATCTACTCTTATGTACAGTTTCTCTACCATGTTTGACTTTCTGAAGTATATCACAATATATTAAGTGAATTGAATATATAACACTAATTATTCAAATACATGTACAATTTGGTTTGCAATCTGGATACCCTGCAAGCACTGGGAATATCTGAAATATTTGCTCAGCAACtttttcaagttaaaatatcgagACCACAGAGACTACTTTACAAGGTTGCAATGTTGCTattcaaaatattaatattttccccatttttttatattaactttACAGATCTTGGTTTTAGTGATAAATATAACTCAAGCAATGAAGCAATGAGGATTGAATGAGCAActatttaaaattcaaactgTAAAACCAGCAGCTTCTGGTATTAGATAAATActttagaaaaaactaaaaatattgtaGAAAGCTATATTTCCAAAAACAATGTAGTGACTTAATAGTTTCAGTCCAGCTGGATATGCACTGTATTGCAGAGAGTGCTGTTGGAGATGGTGAGGTGCTAGGAGCCATAAATGACAAGGACCAGGACTTGGCATGCAAGCGATGGCATGAACACAACAAACTGTGGTTCCTCTGTATTCCATCAGGACACTTCTCAGATAATACCAATACGTGTGGGGTTAAGGTAGGAAAGGAAGTTCTGCaacttagaaaaaaaacaatgtcaaatgTGCTGAAATCATCTTACATCATAGATACCTCACCTAATATCATacataaatgtacacacacgcagacacaggCACAGACATATATATATTGTGAGCGTAAGTTAACGTGTTTGGCTGCCTTGGGAGAAATGCCTATAAATCGCTACAGGGACTGCTTCTTGctcttcattattttcctcatcctcatgatttccaaaaaatctaaattgcAAACATGATTTTAGTTTGTGTTCACTCATGTTGTGGCCAGATGTTGTTGCCTGGCAACACAGGGTGGTCAGATATGATTTGCTATTAGAGAGTTAAATTGAATTTCCAGGTGTCTGCCTCATCTGGATCCTGTTACTTTGTATCAACAAAGTCCCTGGCAGTGATGTAACGTGGTCACTGCTCACCTCTTGTTACTCTGGAGCTGCTCAGAAAAGACCACAGTCTTTAAGGTTTTCTTTGATGATGATGTCTGTCACAGCATTGAACACAATCTCGACATTCTTTGTGTCTGTGGCACAGGTCATGTGGCAGTAGATTTCTTTGACGCCCTTCTTCATGTTCAGGTCCAAAAACTGTGTCTTAATGTAACCACTGGCGTCGTCATATGTGTTGGGGCCTAAAACAAATCAAGAGTCAAAGATGGGAAGTTTCATAATCATAGACATTCATCAACCAAATCTTTTGTGTGTGCGTCATTGTGTTgatcagatgatgtcatttgaatTTCATTACTTGCATTACTTAATTTTATGAACACTTCATTGTCCACAATTTTAATCTCAAGATTCATGTAATACATCTAATCAATGTAGTCTTTATCTTTCAATATTTCTGAGCTGTTTTTGTCAGTATGTcctgacagttttgtttttttgtctggttgtgcatttttctgaaattttgCCTTGCGCCATATGCTCAATTTGGTTTCAAATGATTCACTGCCTAATGTAGACTCTTGatttaggggcgactgtggcgcaggaaggtagagcagttgtccaccaatctcacaattgttggttcaatccccggctcctccggtcacatgtcgaagtgtccttgagcaagacactgaaccccaacttagttgctcccggtgagtgttgaccagctgcatagcagctcccccatcggtgtgtgtgtgtgaatgggtaaataagaagcagtgtaaagcgctttgagtgccaataggtagaaaagcgctatataagtgcagaccatttaccatctaaCTTTTTGGATCTATTTTCACCCTGAGAGACATGCTTCCATCATCTAACCTGCGCAAACAAGTGCACTTGTGCACCAGTAAGTATTTTTGGACGTCTATAGTCAACAGTAAATGACAGTATGCAGCAGGGATTAATTGAAAACCAGTAGAACGTAGCGTTGTATGCTCTTACCATCGTAGTCTGGGAAACAGATACTCAGATGGACTTTCTTGATCTTCTCTTCAAAGAGATCCTTCTTGTTGAGGAAAAGCACAATGGAGGTCAGCGCAAAGAATCTGTGGTTGCAGATACTGTTGAATAGATGGAGAGACTCGTGCATACGGTTCTGTAAAGGTCAGAATCAAACAGAGTGAGTTACTACATGTCTTTTCTCAAATGCTTCATTATTGAAAAAGTGAGTGGCCTCACTCACCACTTCGTCGTCCTCTACGAGCACCATGTCGTACGCACTGAGAGCTCCACAAAAGATGATACAAGTCACACCCTCAAAACAATGGATccacttctttctctctgacCTCTGGCCACCCACATCAAACATCCTTGTTTGACACAGAAAGTCATCACACTGCTGTAGGGTTTTAGTCAGTATTTGCTGGTGTCACACTTGTGTTCATGACCCCTTTGTTACTCACCGGAAATGCAGCTCTTTGCACGAGAATTGTTCTTCAATGATACCAGTTGTTTTGACTCGAGATCGAAGCACATCTTGCTCAGTGGGGAGGTAATCTGGCTTGCAGATTCTGTCCATTTCATTGAGGTAGCTGATGTTGGAAAACAGGACAGCAATCAGCCTTAAGATATTAAATCCCTTTGATCTGTAAATGCTATGGCTGTCTCATTAattttacatatactgtaacCCCTCTGTTGTAGACATGGACTCACTAGCCAGCAGAGTCGTTCAGCTGGTACTCAGCAGCTCTCTCATAAGCCGCCTGCACACCTGAGTCCTTCCACAGTTTCTGGATGACATCAGCCAACTCAGCAGGCATTGTGCCTTCCTCGATGGAGTCTGCCAAGTTCTGCAGCTTCTGTGATTGCTCCTGTGGTTTAATGCAGACAAATGACAGACAAAGCTCCATCGGTACCAGTTCTTCTACTGTTTATATAAACGTATTGTGTCAGTGAATATTAACTTGAAAGTTAATCATGTCTGGTGTTAAATGTAATACGAGACCTGTGCTGCGGCTGTGCCAAAATCAATGTTTAGCATCTCCATGCCTCTGATGATAGCCAGAGCAGACTGCAGGATGTTGCCATAGATAATCGATCTAAACTGCAGTTGTTCCTCTTTTGTATAACCACCTTGATGCAGAATTCTATGGAAGTAGAAGTGTAGAAGGAAAAGCGTCTTACAATTGTACATGAATCCTCTGCTTGGCTAAGCTGGTGGGTGATTTACAGCCTTTATATATTCCATATTTGAATTAGATCTTCAATTTTGTTAGCCTttacaaaagttaaataaaatactaagaataaaatatatgtttagtTTCCCGTGCGCGTAAAAGGTCAAGTTCATACAGTGTAGAAACAACCTGGATATCAACTGGAGCTACAGTGCTCACAGTGCCACCGTGCGGTGTGTTCACTCAGCTCTCATTGCCAGAGCATAATTAACTGCACAAAACAAGTGCTGACAAATCAGAGTAAGCGGATGTTTGGCCTGTTGACCTTTTGCTAAAGGCTTCACAGAAAGGGAAAAGGACAGAGCTGAGGGAGTTTTGGCCTGCTGGCTGTATGCCATACAATTGAGATTAGATGAACTCTAAGCAGTTCTGTGATTTCTCAACAGTATGGTGTGGGTGTcgcaaaaacatgttttatcacaAATTTTAATACTtacttcatttgttttacaattgtGCTTTTCCCTGACTCACCAGCACCtggaaaagaagacaaagtttACTACCAACAAggtaaatgctgtttttctttctgaaaagCGAGTAAAACACTCTATGACTATAAACAGCTAAGGAATGTTCTTTGATTACGCAATCAATTTAAAGTAGCAATCcgtccaaaataaaataaaaaagttgctCATTTGACTGAAAGTGCTGTCTATCAAAGTGGATATTTTCTTGATTCTTTTCGGAGGCTCACCACAGGAAAAAGATGTACAATTTAAACACTACAAATGTGCTGTAGCTTGCATAGGACTGGGGCAAATATGTAACAGATAGCAGCGTGCACAGTCTCATACACTGAAGTTAAAGGTAGGACAGGAAATGATAAGCAAGGCAAGACAATTTTGTATGTGATTTATCTCTGCTAAAAACTACAAATTCATTTGAGCTGTGAAATTATGGTTATCATGAAGTTTTCAGTTTCACAGGAATTGTTGTGATCCTCTATAGGACCACTctaaaatgataaaaggctgtgctaacacaaacacaataatcTCCCTTTTTGTACCTTGAGCCCCTCTTAGAGTACCAGTACCGTTAAGTGCCACTGAGCTCCAGTGTGCTGCTAGACATCCTAATTATTGGAAAATACCTGAAACTATCTTGGTTGATTTTAAGTGAAAGCTTAACACAAAGACTTACTTCCGTTTTGAATACAAACAAGTGGCCTTCTCTAAACGTCTCATTAGAAACTTGAGGTACATATGAATGATTTTTCAGAAGATAAAACAGCGTAGCTTTTAATGTTGCAAGATACTTATTTAATATTGCACTGACCAAGTACCTTCACAGCCTTTTTGCTCatcttctttacatttttttctatcaaTGTgaacttgtttgtgtttgtgacttttCAGGCCTTGGAGTCAGgccaaaaaacagattttataatGAAAGTTTagctgaaaatatttgttttactcttgtAAACTACTCCATTAATGACATTCAACAAGggcctttttttcttgttttgctttattttttggtgAGAAAATTTACAGGGTATctgaattttattattaatcgagaaacaaatgctttttttgcaGCCTAACTTTGCTTATTAAGAGATGTCTAACTTTATTGGTGTCATTGGTTACACCTGCACACAAGGAGATAACTTCTGACACCAGATGGATGTCATGGTCACATGTAAAATATACTATTGTATTGCTAAtgatttttgctgcaatttatGCTGCACTTTATGTTCTAGTTGGTGGATCAACAAAGACCTTGCCAAGTGGATCTACACTAAACCAGTTAGTTAATCAGATTGACATATCACTGATGTGCTGTGATTCAAACCAAAGGCTTTGATCTTTTAAGCACTGATGTCCTTCCATTGGAATTGAAAAGTCAGTCTTAATTTTGAGATTCAgcaatgaaaatatattttgccATGccctttttcaaatgttattgtATGTAATTATATGTCTCTTTACTCTTTACTTTACTCTCTCCGCTGTTAGTTTTGCATAAGCCTACCGCTATTCCTAACAGCCTCCTAATACTAACAAGTTAATGTAGGGTTTAACCAAGACACAAATCATTGGAACCGCCTATAAATCTGAGTAtaccacattttacatttacagtaactgaACAGATTTGCCAGAgcatttaaactaaataaaacatcaatCATTAGTTGACAATTACAAGGTTATTGCTTTCTCCAGTTTGCCAATGATCTGTAACATAGATGACCTCTTACGCTGAAGCATAAAAGTGGTTCTATGCCT harbors:
- the gnat2 gene encoding guanine nucleotide-binding protein G(t) subunit alpha-2, which translates into the protein MGAGASAEDKKSKELEKQLQEDADKDSKTVKLLLLGAGESGKSTIVKQMKILHQGGYTKEEQLQFRSIIYGNILQSALAIIRGMEMLNIDFGTAAAQEQSQKLQNLADSIEEGTMPAELADVIQKLWKDSGVQAAYERAAEYQLNDSAGYYLNEMDRICKPDYLPTEQDVLRSRVKTTGIIEEQFSCKELHFRMFDVGGQRSERKKWIHCFEGVTCIIFCGALSAYDMVLVEDDEVNRMHESLHLFNSICNHRFFALTSIVLFLNKKDLFEEKIKKVHLSICFPDYDGPNTYDDASGYIKTQFLDLNMKKGVKEIYCHMTCATDTKNVEIVFNAVTDIIIKENLKDCGLF